The proteins below are encoded in one region of Thermosulfurimonas marina:
- a CDS encoding YifB family Mg chelatase-like AAA ATPase codes for MPVRVFTVALSGVEAIPVEVEVDLSFGLPGTTIVGLPDSAVKESRERVRSALRNSGYDYPDRKITVNLAPADLRKEGSGFDLPLAVGLLAAEGKIPREALKEHLFLGELSLDGRLKGVRGALPVALSARDLGFSRLVLPRENAREASLARDLEILAFEHLSQVVEYLHGRFRPDPPEPFEPPPPRYEVDLADLVGQEQARRALEVAAAGGHNLLLIGPPGAGKTMLARRLPTILPELSLEEALETSRIYSVAGLLSPERPFVTERPFRSPHHTISEVGLIGGGTQLRPGEISLAHHGILFLDELPEFNRRALEALREPLEEGRVTITRATGSVTFPARFMLVCAMNPCRCGHYGDPRRACRCSPQEIRRYRSKLSGPLLDRLDIHLEVPAVDHRELSAERRGEPSEAVRRRVEAARRRQEERYGRTGYLNAHLGPREIQKWCQAEESARKLLERACERLGLSARAYHRVLKLARTIADLEGEEKISAAHVSEALQYRSLDRILLGG; via the coding sequence ATGCCGGTGCGGGTCTTTACCGTGGCCCTTTCGGGGGTGGAGGCCATCCCCGTGGAAGTGGAAGTAGACCTTTCTTTCGGTCTTCCGGGGACCACCATTGTGGGTCTTCCGGACAGCGCCGTAAAGGAAAGCCGGGAGCGGGTGCGCTCGGCCCTGCGCAACTCCGGCTACGATTATCCTGACCGCAAGATCACCGTTAATCTGGCCCCGGCGGACCTCCGCAAAGAGGGAAGCGGTTTTGATCTTCCGTTGGCCGTGGGGCTTCTGGCCGCGGAGGGAAAGATCCCCCGGGAGGCCCTTAAGGAACACCTCTTTTTAGGAGAACTCTCTCTTGACGGACGGCTCAAGGGGGTGCGGGGAGCGCTTCCGGTGGCCCTTTCCGCCCGGGATTTGGGCTTCTCCCGCCTGGTCCTTCCCCGAGAAAACGCCCGGGAGGCTTCGCTCGCCCGGGATCTGGAGATCCTGGCCTTTGAGCACCTCTCTCAGGTGGTGGAATACCTTCACGGGCGCTTTCGTCCGGACCCTCCGGAGCCCTTCGAGCCCCCGCCGCCCCGCTACGAGGTGGATCTAGCGGATCTGGTGGGACAGGAGCAGGCCCGGCGGGCTTTAGAAGTAGCCGCGGCCGGGGGGCATAATCTCCTGCTGATCGGACCTCCGGGAGCGGGAAAGACCATGCTGGCCCGGAGGCTCCCCACCATCCTTCCGGAACTCTCCCTGGAGGAAGCCCTGGAGACCTCCCGCATCTACAGCGTGGCCGGGCTCCTTTCTCCGGAAAGGCCCTTTGTAACCGAACGGCCCTTTCGCAGCCCCCACCACACCATCTCCGAAGTAGGATTGATCGGCGGGGGAACCCAACTGCGGCCCGGAGAGATCTCCCTGGCCCACCATGGGATCCTCTTTCTGGACGAGCTTCCGGAATTCAATCGCCGGGCCCTGGAGGCCCTGAGAGAGCCCCTTGAAGAGGGACGGGTAACCATCACTCGAGCCACAGGCAGTGTAACCTTTCCGGCCCGGTTCATGCTGGTCTGCGCCATGAATCCCTGCCGTTGTGGGCATTACGGGGATCCCCGGCGGGCCTGCCGCTGCAGTCCCCAGGAGATCCGTCGCTACCGCTCCAAACTCTCGGGGCCCCTCCTGGACCGCCTGGATATCCATCTGGAGGTACCGGCGGTGGATCACCGGGAGCTTTCTGCAGAAAGACGGGGCGAACCTTCGGAGGCGGTACGCCGGAGGGTGGAAGCCGCCCGCCGGCGTCAGGAGGAACGCTACGGACGTACAGGATACCTCAATGCCCATCTGGGGCCGCGAGAAATCCAAAAATGGTGCCAGGCGGAGGAGTCGGCCCGCAAGCTTTTAGAGCGGGCCTGTGAGCGGTTGGGGCTTTCGGCCCGAGCCTACCACCGGGTCCTCAAATTGGCCCGGACCATTGCCGATCTCGAAGGGGAGGAAAAGATCTCCGCGGCCCACGTCTCCGAAGCTCTACAGTATCGTAGCCTAGATCGAATCCTCCTCGGAGGTTAA
- the rsmI gene encoding 16S rRNA (cytidine(1402)-2'-O)-methyltransferase — translation MSGARPTPEGRGVLYVVATPIGNLSDLTLRALEVLREADLILCEDTRTTRKLLTHYGIRGKRLLSLYKDNERRRLPQILKALAEGQKVALVSEAGTPGISDPGALVVSETRRAGFPVVPVPGPSALTAFLSVCGRDLSGGFLFLGFPPPRSAERRRLLAELKEVPYPLVFFVPPHRLRTFLGDLLAVLGDRPAILGRELTKVFEEVVSGRVSQFLERYSAESPRGEILLLVEPALPEKSLSAEKILAEVQGLQARGLSLKKAVKEVASRYGLSSKELYRRMIEKKRPREDSNLRHRD, via the coding sequence ATGTCCGGCGCGCGGCCCACCCCTGAGGGAAGGGGGGTCCTCTATGTGGTGGCCACCCCCATTGGTAATCTCTCCGACCTTACCCTACGGGCGCTTGAGGTCCTGCGGGAAGCCGATCTCATCCTCTGCGAGGACACGCGCACCACGCGCAAACTCCTTACCCATTATGGAATCCGCGGAAAGCGTCTTCTAAGCCTTTACAAGGACAACGAAAGGAGGCGCCTTCCTCAGATCCTCAAAGCCCTGGCCGAGGGCCAGAAGGTAGCCCTGGTTTCTGAGGCCGGCACCCCCGGGATCTCCGATCCCGGGGCCCTGGTAGTCTCTGAAACCCGGAGGGCCGGCTTTCCGGTGGTCCCGGTCCCCGGACCCTCGGCCCTTACGGCCTTCCTTTCGGTCTGCGGACGAGACCTTTCCGGGGGGTTTCTCTTCCTGGGATTCCCTCCCCCGAGGAGTGCGGAAAGGAGAAGGCTTCTGGCAGAGCTCAAAGAGGTCCCCTACCCCTTGGTCTTTTTCGTCCCTCCTCATCGCCTGAGGACTTTCCTGGGGGATCTCCTGGCCGTCCTGGGGGATCGCCCGGCCATCCTGGGGCGGGAGCTAACCAAGGTCTTCGAAGAGGTGGTCTCGGGGAGGGTCTCTCAATTTCTAGAGCGATATTCCGCGGAGTCCCCGCGAGGAGAGATCCTTCTTCTGGTAGAGCCGGCCCTCCCGGAAAAGAGCCTCTCCGCGGAAAAGATCCTGGCCGAGGTTCAGGGACTTCAGGCCCGGGGACTTTCCCTCAAAAAGGCGGTCAAGGAGGTAGCCTCCCGCTACGGACTTTCTTCTAAGGAACTTTACCGCCGGATGATAGAAAAGAAGCGCCCCCGGGAGGACTCGAACCTCCGACACCGGGATTAG
- a CDS encoding DUF3368 domain-containing protein: MPKKFVVNASPLIILGKINQLHLLPSLANEVVIPHGVYKEILAGSPGDPAREWLKGPGKAFVREIGPSELEVLKWDLGLGETEVLTFAYRNRDFIALLDDRAARKCAQTLGIKTKGTLAILVLARKRKLLPDITTVLDKLEQAGFLCVPLPSGGGQTPCK; encoded by the coding sequence ATGCCTAAAAAGTTTGTGGTAAACGCCTCCCCGCTTATTATTCTGGGAAAGATCAACCAGCTTCACCTTTTGCCTTCTTTAGCTAATGAGGTAGTCATCCCACATGGAGTTTATAAAGAAATCCTTGCTGGAAGCCCCGGAGACCCTGCCCGTGAATGGCTCAAAGGTCCGGGTAAGGCTTTTGTGAGAGAAATCGGCCCTTCGGAGCTCGAGGTCTTGAAGTGGGATCTGGGGTTAGGTGAGACTGAAGTTCTGACTTTCGCTTATCGGAATCGAGACTTTATTGCCCTCCTTGATGACCGAGCTGCCCGGAAGTGTGCCCAAACTTTGGGCATAAAGACCAAAGGGACTCTGGCGATTTTGGTTCTAGCCCGGAAAAGGAAGCTTTTACCGGATATAACAACGGTACTAGATAAGCTTGAACAGGCAGGTTTTTTATGTGTCCCCCTCCCTTCTGGAGGCGGTCAAACGCCTTGCAAATGA
- a CDS encoding AtpZ/AtpI family protein: MGKGTWEYLWELIGEALSVGLAMVGSVLAGAVFGWFLDEKLFHGRTSPWFTVIGIGLGAAGGIKNVFYFQRRMNPPKDEEE, from the coding sequence ATGGGAAAAGGCACCTGGGAGTATCTCTGGGAATTGATAGGCGAGGCCCTGAGTGTAGGGCTGGCCATGGTGGGCTCGGTGCTGGCTGGGGCCGTCTTCGGCTGGTTCCTGGACGAAAAGCTCTTTCACGGCCGGACCTCTCCCTGGTTCACGGTCATAGGTATAGGGTTGGGGGCTGCCGGAGGGATCAAGAATGTTTTTTACTTTCAGCGCCGTATGAATCCCCCTAAGGACGAGGAAGAATGA
- a CDS encoding tyrosine-type recombinase/integrase: MAKPKKYETFKKFPGVRAYLSETRKTPDGKPDKCFYIRYKALNGKLIEEKIGWASEGITAAYAAQIRAERLRTIRLGEEPIPIHKKRKEAITFAQFMRERYLPWAKENKAWESYRREEELFRRYLEVILGDKALKDISPFDLEKVKSHMRKEGLAERTIEYALAVVRMAFNRAKEWELFQGDNPASKVKPPRKDNRRLRFLTPDEARVLLEAIKARSQQLYEICLLSLHTGMRAGEIFNLTWGDVDLARGLIYVRDPKNKTTRVAYMTEEVKRTFMAKVPGDPSELVFKDRKGQKIKKVSRVFWEVVQKLGFNEGVADPRMRVCFHTLRHTFGSWLVMAGVPIYTVKELMGHKTLAMTERYAHLAAEARREAVKEIEKVARQVTGGKVISLTERLGG, translated from the coding sequence ATGGCGAAACCCAAAAAGTATGAAACTTTCAAAAAGTTCCCTGGAGTAAGGGCTTACCTAAGCGAGACCCGAAAAACGCCTGATGGAAAGCCTGATAAGTGCTTTTACATTCGCTATAAGGCCTTAAACGGCAAGCTCATTGAGGAAAAGATCGGCTGGGCCTCTGAGGGAATCACAGCCGCCTATGCCGCCCAAATCCGGGCTGAAAGGTTAAGAACCATCCGCCTAGGTGAGGAGCCCATACCCATCCACAAAAAACGCAAAGAGGCCATCACCTTTGCCCAGTTCATGCGAGAACGTTACCTGCCTTGGGCCAAAGAGAACAAAGCATGGGAATCCTACCGTCGAGAGGAAGAGCTTTTCCGAAGGTATCTTGAGGTCATCCTTGGCGACAAGGCCTTGAAAGACATCTCGCCTTTTGACCTTGAAAAAGTCAAAAGCCACATGCGCAAAGAAGGCCTTGCCGAGAGGACCATAGAGTATGCCCTGGCCGTGGTTCGCATGGCCTTCAATCGGGCCAAGGAGTGGGAGCTTTTTCAAGGCGATAACCCCGCAAGTAAAGTTAAACCTCCTCGAAAGGATAATCGCCGGTTGCGTTTTCTCACACCGGATGAAGCTAGAGTCCTCCTTGAGGCTATCAAAGCCAGGAGTCAGCAACTTTATGAGATTTGTTTGCTTTCCCTTCATACCGGCATGAGAGCTGGAGAAATCTTTAACCTCACCTGGGGCGATGTAGACCTGGCCCGTGGCCTCATCTATGTCCGAGATCCTAAAAATAAGACTACTCGCGTGGCTTACATGACCGAGGAGGTCAAACGGACCTTTATGGCAAAAGTCCCTGGAGACCCCTCGGAATTGGTCTTTAAAGATCGCAAAGGGCAAAAGATAAAGAAAGTCTCGCGGGTATTCTGGGAAGTGGTTCAGAAGCTCGGATTCAATGAAGGGGTGGCCGACCCCCGGATGAGAGTTTGCTTCCATACCCTGCGACATACCTTCGGAAGCTGGCTCGTCATGGCCGGGGTGCCGATCTACACGGTCAAAGAGCTAATGGGCCACAAGACCCTGGCGATGACCGAACGCTACGCCCACCTTGCCGCCGAAGCCCGGAGGGAGGCCGTCAAGGAAATCGAAAAGGTGGCTCGACAGGTCACGGGCGGCAAGGTGATTTCCTTGACCGAAAGGCTAGGAGGTTAA
- a CDS encoding P-II family nitrogen regulator, with the protein MKEIRAIIRPEKMEEVLAALEKVGHPGVTVYQVEGHGRQAGLVEQFRGREFRVDLLPKIEVKVVCKDEDVEKIMQAIASAARTGEIGDGKIFVYEVIEALRIRSGERGEAAI; encoded by the coding sequence ATGAAGGAAATAAGAGCCATCATTAGACCAGAAAAAATGGAGGAGGTTTTGGCGGCTTTGGAAAAAGTGGGCCATCCCGGGGTCACGGTCTATCAGGTGGAGGGTCACGGGCGGCAGGCCGGCCTGGTGGAACAGTTCCGGGGACGGGAATTCCGGGTGGATCTCTTGCCCAAAATAGAAGTGAAGGTGGTCTGTAAGGACGAAGATGTGGAAAAGATTATGCAGGCCATCGCTTCGGCGGCCCGTACCGGCGAGATCGGAGACGGAAAGATCTTCGTCTATGAGGTCATTGAGGCCCTCAGGATACGCTCCGGCGAACGGGGAGAGGCCGCTATTTAA
- a CDS encoding CDP-alcohol phosphatidyltransferase family protein, with the protein MTFTERVKARSEPLLLPLARLLARLRVSPNAVSVAGFLGVALAGGFIALGHLRLGGLLLGIFGSLDAVDGLLARRTGQVSTFGAFLDSTLDRYAEIVLFLGILWYLLVWEDPLGVVLAFVALTGSLMVSYARARAEGLGLSCKVGLLTRFERLLLLTLGLLLGLLIPVLAVLAVLTHFTTLQRILHVRRAAHP; encoded by the coding sequence ATGACCTTTACCGAAAGAGTAAAAGCCCGTAGCGAACCCCTGCTTCTTCCCCTGGCCCGCCTCCTGGCCCGCCTTCGGGTAAGCCCCAATGCGGTCTCCGTGGCTGGCTTTTTAGGGGTAGCCCTGGCCGGGGGCTTCATCGCCCTGGGGCATCTCCGCCTCGGGGGGCTTCTTCTGGGGATCTTCGGGTCTCTGGACGCCGTAGATGGCCTGCTGGCCCGGCGCACCGGACAGGTCTCCACCTTCGGGGCCTTTCTGGACTCCACCCTGGATCGCTATGCGGAAATCGTCCTTTTTCTGGGAATCCTCTGGTATCTTCTGGTCTGGGAAGACCCCCTGGGAGTGGTGCTGGCCTTTGTAGCCCTCACCGGGTCTCTCATGGTGAGCTATGCCCGGGCCCGGGCCGAGGGCCTGGGACTTTCCTGTAAGGTGGGACTCCTCACCCGCTTTGAACGCTTGCTCCTTCTTACCCTGGGGCTTCTCCTCGGTCTTCTTATCCCGGTGCTCGCGGTTTTAGCGGTCCTTACCCATTTCACCACCCTTCAGCGCATCCTCCATGTCCGGCGCGCGGCCCACCCCTGA
- a CDS encoding UPF0175 family protein — MPVKVELTFNEDDLASLRLSPEEFVREMRLAAAVKWYEMGLISQAKAAEIAGVSREEFLRALQRFGVSPFQVTPEELEAEVVNA; from the coding sequence ATGCCTGTAAAAGTAGAATTAACCTTCAATGAAGACGATTTAGCCAGCTTAAGGCTATCACCTGAGGAGTTTGTTCGGGAGATGCGATTAGCAGCTGCGGTGAAGTGGTATGAGATGGGCCTAATCTCTCAAGCAAAGGCCGCTGAAATCGCCGGAGTAAGCAGGGAGGAGTTTCTAAGGGCCCTCCAACGCTTTGGAGTTTCCCCTTTCCAAGTGACGCCCGAAGAGCTGGAAGCCGAGGTAGTGAATGCCTAA
- a CDS encoding TorF family putative porin, translating into MGARRIWVMLGFVVFGLWLLAGGVRAEEAKPSADFTVDVLSQYVWRGFGLSDDSVVIQPSMTVSYLGAYVNFWGNYDTDEKGSDDANWNETDFTFGYTYDKLPYGMSLDVGAIYYALDAADDSFELFAGLSATCPKTGINFGLTIYRELSHYPGTWYELSAGRDFGLPWYKATLSLSASAMYLDSDDKGAYADPDNNNDAFSGWLYMQLGAEVSVPVGQYFTVTPKVYYSFSLSGDADRLLEGGSWDKHHDHFFGGVSVSFSF; encoded by the coding sequence ATGGGTGCTAGAAGGATTTGGGTAATGTTAGGGTTTGTGGTATTCGGGTTATGGCTTCTTGCGGGAGGGGTAAGGGCTGAGGAGGCCAAGCCCTCGGCGGATTTCACGGTAGATGTGCTCTCCCAGTATGTCTGGCGAGGCTTCGGACTTTCGGACGACTCGGTAGTGATTCAACCCTCGATGACGGTCTCCTACCTCGGGGCCTATGTGAACTTCTGGGGTAACTATGACACCGACGAGAAGGGTAGTGACGATGCCAACTGGAACGAGACGGATTTCACCTTCGGATATACCTACGACAAGTTGCCCTACGGAATGAGCCTAGATGTGGGAGCCATCTATTACGCCCTGGATGCCGCGGACGATTCCTTCGAACTCTTTGCCGGGCTTTCGGCCACCTGTCCGAAGACCGGGATCAACTTTGGTCTTACGATTTATCGCGAACTCTCCCACTATCCCGGCACCTGGTATGAGCTCTCGGCCGGGCGGGACTTTGGGCTCCCCTGGTACAAGGCCACTTTGAGCCTCTCGGCCTCGGCCATGTACCTAGACTCCGACGACAAGGGTGCCTATGCCGATCCCGACAATAATAACGATGCGTTTTCCGGCTGGCTGTACATGCAGCTTGGGGCAGAGGTCAGCGTCCCGGTTGGTCAGTACTTCACCGTGACCCCCAAGGTCTACTACAGCTTTTCCCTTTCCGGCGATGCGGACCGTCTCCTTGAGGGCGGGTCCTGGGACAAGCACCACGATCACTTCTTCGGCGGCGTGAGTGTGAGCTTTTCCTTCTAA
- the atpE gene encoding ATP synthase F0 subunit C, whose translation MKKVLGLAALFLLVGASLALAAEGGAAGQLGFGFLGAVVLGACLGVGIAASGCGVGMGHATRGACEGIARNPELAGKLTVTMILGLAFIEALTLYALVLGFYLIFAKLGSFMALAGLGG comes from the coding sequence ATGAAAAAGGTTCTGGGACTTGCGGCGCTGTTTCTCTTGGTGGGTGCGAGCCTGGCGCTGGCGGCCGAGGGTGGAGCCGCCGGACAGCTCGGTTTCGGCTTTCTCGGGGCGGTGGTCCTGGGGGCCTGCCTGGGCGTAGGGATTGCCGCCAGCGGCTGCGGCGTGGGTATGGGTCACGCCACCCGCGGGGCCTGTGAAGGCATCGCCCGTAATCCGGAACTGGCCGGAAAGCTCACCGTGACCATGATCCTGGGTCTGGCCTTTATCGAGGCCCTGACCCTCTACGCCCTGGTGTTGGGCTTCTACCTCATCTTTGCCAAGCTCGGAAGCTTTATGGCCCTGGCCGGCCTGGGCGGCTAA
- a CDS encoding IS256 family transposase — protein sequence MQDREIIEKLEDLIKEAIKSVIERLAIEERSLYLEEHPETKGNGFYSRSLLTKYGPIEGLMVPRTRDGNFRAQILPPPRRRAGLDLGEAVLALYASGASTRAVSRFIETIYGAYYSPASISRLTEVAEDQIESWRKRRLSEEYFALYLDATFLPVRRGTVAREPVYLALGIRRDGTREIVGFWTSGGEGESALVYQEIFNELRERGLKRIEVVIGDGLSGLKEAVLRVYPGARFQRCVLHSLKYSLRKVRRSHREALAQDLRKIYRAGRRSEALEAFRAFKARWQGKYPEVVKHWEENLEDLLVFLEYPEPIRNYIYTTNQLERLIKEVKRRTKVIEVFCEPGALYKVVYLVLRGLEEKYRSRKLRGFEDLMEEGLLSCGHS from the coding sequence ATGCAGGACAGAGAAATTATAGAAAAGCTGGAGGACCTCATCAAGGAGGCCATTAAAAGCGTGATTGAGCGACTGGCTATTGAGGAAAGAAGCCTTTACCTTGAGGAACACCCTGAAACCAAAGGCAATGGTTTCTACTCTCGCTCCCTTCTCACCAAATACGGGCCTATTGAAGGCCTTATGGTTCCCAGAACTCGAGATGGAAACTTTAGAGCTCAGATTCTACCTCCTCCAAGGAGAAGAGCCGGTCTCGACTTGGGAGAAGCTGTATTGGCCTTGTACGCTTCGGGAGCCAGTACCAGGGCGGTTTCAAGATTTATCGAGACCATTTACGGGGCTTACTATTCGCCAGCCAGTATAAGCAGACTAACGGAGGTAGCCGAGGACCAAATTGAGTCCTGGAGAAAGCGAAGGCTTTCGGAGGAATACTTTGCCCTTTATCTGGATGCTACTTTTCTGCCGGTGAGGAGAGGAACTGTGGCCAGGGAGCCGGTGTATCTGGCTTTGGGGATAAGGCGAGATGGGACCAGAGAGATTGTGGGCTTTTGGACCAGTGGAGGGGAAGGTGAGAGCGCTCTGGTTTATCAGGAAATTTTCAACGAACTGCGCGAAAGAGGTCTCAAGAGGATTGAGGTGGTCATAGGGGACGGGCTATCAGGCTTGAAGGAGGCGGTTCTCAGGGTTTATCCTGGGGCCAGGTTTCAGAGATGCGTTCTTCACAGTCTCAAGTATAGCCTGAGGAAGGTTCGGAGGTCTCACCGAGAGGCGCTGGCTCAGGATTTGAGGAAAATTTATCGGGCTGGGAGGAGGTCCGAGGCCCTGGAGGCCTTCAGGGCTTTCAAGGCCCGGTGGCAAGGGAAGTATCCGGAAGTAGTGAAGCACTGGGAGGAGAACCTCGAGGATCTCTTGGTTTTTCTGGAATATCCGGAGCCTATTCGGAATTATATTTACACCACGAATCAGCTTGAAAGGCTGATTAAAGAGGTCAAGCGCAGGACCAAGGTGATAGAGGTTTTCTGTGAGCCTGGGGCACTTTACAAGGTAGTCTATCTGGTGCTTAGGGGTCTAGAGGAGAAATACCGTTCGCGAAAACTGAGAGGTTTTGAGGATCTTATGGAGGAAGGCCTCTTATCCTGCGGACACAGTTGA
- a CDS encoding ATP synthase subunit I: MNFSHPERALREFEVRNLLLGLALVIGTALAAREPRAVGSVLAGVVLSLVLFQYLKRDGRWIAGQALAGVPYGKILRSFLLKYYLRLLAVGLLLGLAFRTGILHPVFLVLGLSVVVLQGFLLAGEALLGRILPIGSRR, encoded by the coding sequence ATGAATTTTTCCCATCCGGAAAGGGCCCTGCGGGAGTTTGAGGTGCGCAATCTTCTTCTGGGGCTGGCCCTGGTGATAGGAACGGCGCTTGCAGCTCGGGAGCCCCGGGCGGTGGGTAGTGTGCTCGCCGGGGTTGTCCTGAGTCTGGTGCTCTTTCAATATCTTAAACGTGACGGCCGCTGGATCGCCGGGCAGGCCCTGGCCGGAGTGCCTTACGGAAAAATCCTCCGGAGCTTCCTCTTGAAGTACTACCTGCGGCTTCTGGCCGTGGGCCTTCTCCTGGGACTGGCCTTTCGTACGGGAATTTTGCATCCGGTCTTTCTGGTCCTGGGCCTTTCGGTGGTAGTCCTCCAGGGCTTTCTCCTGGCCGGAGAGGCCCTTTTAGGTCGTATTTTGCCAATAGGTTCAAGGAGGTAG
- the atpB gene encoding F0F1 ATP synthase subunit A, whose amino-acid sequence MEEPLYLLCLLLQKLGLPSGEHFYVHAHPEGSLFADLFHLKLEYLVAPHMVYGYLTLAIILVLALAGARRGEFIPSGLQNFWEFVMEILYNFTRENLPDPRHLKRDVFPLVFPLIVYFALFIGISNFMGLIPGFACPTANINVTLGLTLITIVYYHILGIWFHGPGYIKHFLGPIKWLAPLMFFIEVFSHLGRVISLSVRLFANMYSKELLVGILLFLAGKYLAPLPILLLGVVVAFVQMLIFIALSLAYFAGAVEEAH is encoded by the coding sequence ATGGAAGAACCTCTCTATCTCTTGTGTCTTCTTCTGCAGAAGCTCGGCCTTCCCTCCGGAGAGCACTTTTACGTGCATGCCCATCCCGAAGGGAGCCTCTTTGCGGATCTCTTTCACCTAAAGCTGGAGTATCTAGTGGCTCCCCACATGGTCTATGGGTATCTGACCCTGGCCATTATCCTGGTCCTGGCCCTGGCCGGAGCCCGGCGGGGGGAATTCATTCCCAGTGGTCTCCAGAACTTCTGGGAATTCGTGATGGAGATCCTCTATAATTTCACCCGGGAAAACCTCCCGGATCCCCGGCATCTCAAACGGGATGTCTTCCCCTTGGTCTTCCCGCTGATCGTCTATTTCGCCCTTTTCATCGGGATCTCCAACTTTATGGGCCTCATCCCGGGCTTTGCCTGCCCCACGGCCAACATCAACGTCACCCTGGGGCTCACCCTTATCACCATCGTCTATTACCACATCCTGGGGATCTGGTTTCACGGACCGGGCTACATTAAACACTTCTTGGGTCCTATTAAGTGGCTGGCCCCGCTCATGTTCTTCATTGAGGTTTTCAGCCACCTGGGCCGAGTGATCTCCCTTTCCGTACGACTCTTTGCCAACATGTATTCCAAGGAGCTCCTGGTGGGGATCCTGCTCTTCCTGGCGGGGAAATACCTGGCTCCTCTGCCCATCCTTCTCCTGGGTGTGGTGGTGGCCTTTGTGCAGATGCTCATCTTTATCGCCCTTTCTCTGGCCTACTTTGCCGGGGCGGTGGAGGAGGCGCACTAA
- a CDS encoding acyl-CoA dehydratase activase, translating into MREQLQALLSGLSFERLIATGYGRNLARELFWAETLTEIRAHAMGVRSLFPEARTILDIGGQDSKAIALDPEGRIVKFEMNDRCAAGTGRFLEVMAEALSVELEELAELALNTDHAANISALCTVFAESEVVGLIGRGEELDRIARGIISSIVKRSLTLLNRISPVPPLVFTGGVARNRAVVKILEEELGFPVLVPEDPQITGALGAALYGMRI; encoded by the coding sequence CTGAGGGAACAACTCCAGGCCCTCCTCTCTGGTCTCTCCTTTGAGCGGTTGATCGCTACCGGTTACGGCCGGAATCTGGCCAGGGAACTTTTCTGGGCCGAAACCCTAACCGAAATCAGGGCCCATGCTATGGGCGTGAGGAGCCTCTTCCCAGAAGCGAGGACCATCCTCGATATCGGAGGGCAGGACAGTAAGGCCATAGCCCTCGATCCCGAAGGACGGATAGTAAAATTCGAGATGAACGACCGCTGCGCCGCCGGGACGGGGCGTTTCCTAGAGGTCATGGCGGAAGCTCTGAGCGTAGAGCTCGAAGAACTGGCCGAACTGGCCCTTAACACAGATCACGCGGCCAACATCAGTGCCCTGTGCACGGTCTTTGCCGAAAGCGAGGTGGTAGGCCTTATCGGACGGGGAGAAGAGCTGGACCGAATCGCCCGTGGGATCATTTCCTCCATCGTTAAGCGCTCCCTGACCCTCCTGAATCGTATCTCCCCTGTCCCGCCCTTGGTTTTCACCGGTGGAGTAGCCCGTAACCGGGCCGTGGTGAAAATTCTCGAGGAAGAACTGGGGTTCCCGGTCTTAGTTCCCGAAGACCCGCAGATCACGGGCGCTCTCGGGGCGGCCCTTTACGGGATGAGAATTTAA